The following are encoded together in the Kribbella sp. CA-293567 genome:
- a CDS encoding ANTAR domain-containing protein, with protein MDRLNHTAPTASVLPVEPAVAATRFAELAVELHDSGGVEETVEAVVEFALQALDCSYAGIALAVRGRRFEVPAVTDPVVAAIYESQVAGGKGPLVECMAGHVTVRVRDTAVEERWPEWAERVLGLGVRSVLDVPLTTAAGALGVLGLYSTEVDAFGADDEAIAHILARHASIAVATARHEASMAAAVDARKLVGQAMGILMERFDVDGDRAFAILKRYSQDTNTKLRDVAQQLIETRQLPR; from the coding sequence ATGGATCGGCTGAACCACACCGCACCCACCGCGTCCGTGCTCCCGGTCGAGCCGGCTGTGGCCGCCACGCGGTTCGCCGAGCTCGCGGTGGAGCTGCACGACTCCGGTGGCGTCGAGGAGACGGTCGAGGCGGTGGTGGAGTTCGCGCTCCAGGCACTGGACTGCTCGTACGCCGGGATCGCGCTGGCCGTTCGCGGGCGCCGGTTCGAGGTGCCGGCCGTGACCGATCCGGTGGTGGCGGCGATCTACGAGTCACAAGTTGCCGGAGGCAAGGGTCCGCTGGTGGAGTGCATGGCGGGCCACGTCACCGTGCGGGTCCGTGACACCGCCGTCGAGGAGCGCTGGCCGGAGTGGGCGGAACGGGTGCTCGGCCTCGGCGTACGCAGCGTCCTGGACGTTCCGCTCACCACCGCGGCCGGCGCGCTCGGCGTACTGGGCCTCTACAGCACCGAGGTCGATGCCTTCGGGGCCGACGACGAGGCGATCGCGCACATCCTGGCCAGGCATGCGTCGATCGCGGTGGCCACCGCGCGGCACGAGGCGTCGATGGCCGCGGCCGTGGACGCCCGGAAGCTGGTGGGACAGGCGATGGGCATCCTGATGGAGCGTTTCGACGTCGACGGTGACCGCGCGTTCGCGATCCTGAAGCGATACTCCCAGGACACCAACACGAAGTTGCGTGACGTCGCCCAGCAGTTGATCGAGACTCGTCAACTGCCCCGCTGA
- a CDS encoding polysaccharide deacetylase family protein, translated as MTDLTRRRFLALTAASTVVAGCTDIAADTSPVVHAPGSSPATTTPRRTPKPATSPPPAPPPAKLQANELGQLPVLMHHRLVTSSAGAYDQTPDFFRQELERLYRENYHPVRAIDLARRDLTAVPAGKTPVVLTFDDSTPSQVAFDSAGRVESDCALGILRGFHARHPDFPAVATFYVNRNPFGLSGAAVPQALVRLTALGCEIGNHTWSHPNLHTLSRAEAEAEIGKLAAMVRGATPASPCGTLALPLGVHPRDSSVLARGGRGSTAYRNLAVLLVGANPSLSPYHRDFDPMAIPRIRCSSHRNGRGPLEFNYWLDQLATRPGLKYIAAGNPAHVTAPSSLRQSLAPGLADRAIWWN; from the coding sequence GTGACCGACCTGACCAGGCGGCGTTTCCTCGCGCTGACCGCGGCCTCGACGGTAGTTGCCGGATGCACCGACATCGCCGCGGACACCAGTCCGGTGGTGCACGCCCCGGGCAGCTCTCCGGCGACGACGACCCCACGCCGTACGCCGAAACCCGCCACCTCGCCCCCACCAGCGCCGCCACCCGCCAAGCTGCAGGCCAACGAGCTGGGCCAGCTCCCGGTCCTCATGCACCACCGGCTCGTCACCTCGTCGGCCGGGGCGTACGACCAGACTCCGGACTTCTTCCGGCAGGAACTCGAACGACTGTACCGCGAGAACTACCATCCGGTCCGCGCGATCGACCTGGCCCGGCGAGACCTGACCGCCGTCCCGGCCGGCAAGACCCCCGTCGTCCTCACCTTCGACGACAGCACTCCGAGCCAGGTCGCGTTCGACTCGGCGGGCCGGGTCGAGAGCGACTGCGCTCTGGGCATCCTGCGTGGGTTCCACGCGCGCCATCCCGACTTCCCTGCCGTAGCGACGTTCTACGTCAACAGGAACCCGTTCGGGCTGAGCGGGGCTGCCGTGCCGCAGGCCCTGGTCCGCCTGACCGCGCTGGGATGCGAGATCGGCAACCACACCTGGAGTCACCCGAACCTGCACACCCTGTCGCGGGCTGAAGCCGAAGCCGAGATCGGTAAGCTGGCGGCCATGGTGCGTGGGGCGACCCCCGCGAGTCCGTGCGGCACGCTGGCGCTCCCCCTCGGCGTCCATCCACGCGACTCCTCCGTGCTGGCCCGCGGAGGACGCGGCAGTACGGCGTACCGGAATCTTGCGGTGCTGCTCGTCGGTGCCAACCCGAGCCTTTCGCCGTACCACCGTGACTTCGACCCGATGGCGATCCCCCGCATCCGCTGCAGTTCCCACCGCAACGGCCGTGGTCCGCTGGAATTCAACTACTGGCTCGACCAGCTCGCCACCCGCCCGGGCCTGAAGTACATCGCTGCCGGCAATCCTGCCCACGTCACCGCACCCAGCAGCCTCCGCCAATCTCTCGCTCCCGGCCTGGCCGACCGAGCGATCTGGTGGAACTGA
- a CDS encoding FAD-dependent oxidoreductase, with translation MVSVWSATAEIPSYDELRADEHAEIVVVGGGWVGLTTALLLAQTGADVVLLEARRLGARTSGNTTAKVTSQHGAIYADLVDRHGKDKARLYAEANQAAVDQVAGLVQQYGIDCEFLRTPAYVYSSEPGSLKGEAEAAISLGLPAELTDGSEVGVPAVEAVRFDGQVQLHPVKYLAGLAAAFTAAGGRIYEQTRVVELDEEDDGVQATTQGGPKVRATHAVVATLLPFGLTGGYFARTRPQQSHGIAVRLPVEAPVGMAISTGSPVRSTRPWPGGGPNGLIVVGGGHETGSVEDTEAIYQSLTDWVGSTWNFSCRPEYRWSAHDYSTPDLIPYVGRSPGSRSTFVATGMHKWGLSNGTVAAGIIRDLITGRDNPAAGLYHAGRIGDAHAVAKLLKDNLKVGKDFATGHLGRAVHGGLDHLEVGQGGLFEIDGDTVGAYRDEAGALHTVKPICTHVGCVLNWNNADTTWDCNCHGSRFSPDGAVLDGPATKPLDRT, from the coding sequence ATGGTTTCTGTCTGGAGCGCGACCGCCGAGATTCCGTCGTACGACGAACTGCGGGCCGACGAGCATGCGGAGATAGTGGTGGTCGGCGGCGGTTGGGTCGGGCTGACCACGGCTCTGCTGCTCGCGCAGACCGGAGCGGACGTCGTACTGCTCGAAGCGCGCCGGCTCGGAGCCAGGACCAGCGGGAACACCACGGCCAAGGTCACGTCGCAGCACGGCGCGATCTACGCGGATCTCGTCGACCGCCACGGCAAGGACAAAGCCAGGTTGTACGCCGAGGCGAACCAGGCCGCGGTGGACCAGGTGGCCGGCCTCGTCCAGCAGTACGGGATCGACTGCGAGTTCCTCCGGACACCCGCTTACGTCTACTCCAGCGAGCCGGGCTCCTTGAAGGGTGAGGCGGAGGCGGCGATCTCTCTCGGTCTGCCGGCCGAGCTGACCGACGGCAGCGAGGTCGGCGTACCGGCGGTCGAGGCGGTGCGATTCGACGGGCAGGTTCAGCTGCATCCGGTGAAGTACCTCGCCGGGCTCGCCGCTGCCTTCACCGCTGCCGGCGGCCGGATCTACGAGCAGACGAGGGTCGTGGAACTGGACGAGGAAGACGACGGAGTGCAGGCCACGACGCAGGGCGGTCCGAAGGTCCGGGCCACCCATGCCGTCGTCGCCACCCTGCTCCCGTTCGGACTGACCGGCGGGTACTTCGCCAGGACGCGTCCGCAGCAGTCGCACGGAATCGCCGTCCGGTTGCCGGTCGAGGCACCCGTCGGGATGGCCATCTCGACCGGCTCGCCCGTCCGCTCCACCCGCCCCTGGCCCGGTGGCGGCCCGAACGGGCTGATCGTGGTCGGCGGCGGTCACGAGACCGGATCCGTCGAGGACACCGAAGCGATCTACCAGAGCCTGACCGACTGGGTCGGCTCGACCTGGAACTTCAGCTGCCGACCGGAGTACCGGTGGTCGGCGCACGACTACAGCACCCCCGACCTGATCCCGTACGTCGGCCGCTCGCCGGGCAGCCGGTCGACCTTCGTCGCCACCGGCATGCACAAGTGGGGGCTCAGCAACGGGACCGTTGCCGCAGGCATCATTCGCGACCTGATCACCGGCCGTGACAATCCGGCCGCCGGGCTCTACCACGCCGGCCGGATCGGCGACGCGCACGCCGTCGCCAAGCTGCTCAAGGACAATCTGAAAGTCGGCAAGGACTTCGCCACCGGACATCTCGGCCGCGCCGTGCACGGCGGCCTGGATCACCTGGAGGTCGGCCAGGGCGGTCTCTTCGAGATCGACGGCGACACCGTCGGGGCCTACCGCGACGAAGCCGGCGCTCTGCACACGGTCAAACCGATCTGCACGCACGTCGGCTGCGTGCTGAACTGGAACAACGCGGACACCACCTGGGACTGTAACTGCCACGGCTCCCGCTTCTCGCCCGACGGCGCAGTCCTGGACGGCCCCGCCACCAAGCCTCTGGACCGCACCTGA
- a CDS encoding VOC family protein produces MTTKPAEIGDLRLATVVVNSTDMDRTAAFWCAALGYSGPGQIGSKDQFAKLTDPDGTGPAVLVQRAEEIPAGPTPVHIDLYTQDRDRHIERLTGLGATVADNWDYPAEHEFVVLRDPDGNEFCVIQADPSDEGS; encoded by the coding sequence GTGACCACCAAACCCGCCGAGATCGGCGACCTGCGACTCGCAACCGTCGTCGTCAACTCGACCGACATGGACAGAACCGCGGCCTTCTGGTGCGCGGCTCTCGGCTACTCCGGCCCCGGCCAGATCGGCTCGAAGGACCAGTTCGCCAAGCTCACCGACCCCGACGGCACCGGGCCGGCCGTGCTGGTCCAGCGCGCCGAGGAGATCCCGGCCGGCCCCACTCCGGTCCATATCGACCTCTACACCCAGGATCGCGACCGCCACATCGAGCGGCTGACCGGACTCGGAGCGACCGTGGCCGACAACTGGGACTACCCGGCCGAGCACGAGTTCGTCGTCCTCCGCGATCCCGATGGCAACGAGTTCTGCGTCATCCAGGCCGACCCTTCGGACGAAGGTTCCTGA
- a CDS encoding SigB/SigF/SigG family RNA polymerase sigma factor: protein MITSLSSTELPPTHCNTPQQRAEREAATQVLLNQRAAATDPAERQRLLEDVVELNIEIARGIARRYRNRGAEADDLEQVACLALVKAASGYQLDSGTPFIAYAVPTIRGEIKRYFRDSTWTVRIPRRLQELQGAITTKVPVLEQQLNRQPTTEEIAEYLGATVEEIDEARAAKGCFNVLSLDRPSATDDGLTLADALPAPPDREVEHLETLDQLAPLLERLDDRSRRILHLRFVETKSQSQIGEAIGCSQMQVSRLLKATLERLRAQLDINTVAA, encoded by the coding sequence ATGATCACGAGCTTGAGCAGCACCGAACTACCCCCCACCCACTGCAACACCCCTCAGCAACGCGCTGAACGCGAAGCAGCCACCCAAGTGCTGCTGAACCAACGGGCAGCAGCCACCGATCCAGCCGAGCGGCAACGCCTGCTCGAAGACGTCGTGGAGCTGAACATCGAGATCGCCCGCGGCATCGCCCGCCGCTACCGCAACCGCGGCGCCGAAGCCGACGACCTCGAACAGGTCGCCTGCCTGGCACTGGTCAAAGCGGCCAGCGGCTACCAGCTCGACTCCGGCACCCCTTTCATCGCCTACGCCGTCCCCACCATCCGCGGCGAGATCAAGAGATATTTCCGCGACTCCACCTGGACGGTCCGGATCCCCCGTCGGCTCCAGGAGCTGCAGGGGGCCATCACCACCAAGGTGCCGGTACTGGAACAGCAGCTCAACCGGCAGCCCACCACCGAGGAGATCGCCGAGTACCTCGGCGCCACCGTCGAGGAGATCGACGAAGCCCGTGCCGCGAAAGGCTGTTTCAACGTCTTGTCACTCGACCGCCCCTCCGCCACCGACGACGGCCTCACCCTGGCCGACGCACTACCGGCACCGCCCGACCGGGAAGTCGAACACCTGGAAACACTCGACCAGCTGGCACCGCTCCTCGAACGGCTCGACGACCGGTCGCGGCGCATCCTGCACCTGCGATTCGTGGAGACGAAGTCGCAGAGCCAGATCGGGGAGGCCATCGGCTGTAGCCAGATGCAGGTCTCACGCCTGCTGAAGGCCACCCTCGAACGGCTCCGCGCCCAGCTGGACATCAACACCGTCGCCGCCTGA